GCGGTGCAGGACGAGCACGGCCTCGATCCGCTGGTGGACGAGGATCGCGAGCAGATCGCCAAGCAGGTCGAGAAGCGCATCAACGCCCACCTGGCCGAGGTCAGCATCTTCGACTCGTCGTTCGCCAACGCCTTCCGCGGCTACTACGCCGCCACGTTGCGCGGCGATCAACTGGTGGCCGACGCGGCCCTGGGCTGGTTGCGCGGCGAGGCCAACATCCCGACCGAGCTCAAGAGCAAGTTCCACATCAAGGGCGGCGTGAACCGCGACAACGCCTTCGCGTTCCTCAAGGCCATGGCGACGCTGATCTGCTCCATCGGCTACGCCGGGCTCGTGGTGATCTTCGACGAGACCGAACTGGTGCGCAGCGTGGGTCGCGCCGACATGCGCCAGGGTGCCTACGAGAACATCAAGCACCTGCTGGATCGCACCGCCCAGGGCGATCTCTCCCGCTGCTACTTCGTCTTCGCCGGCACCGAGGTGGTCTTCTCCGACGAGCAGAAGGGCATCCCCAGCTATCCGGCGCTTTTCGATCGCATCCGGCCGCGCCACCAGAAGATCGCCGACCGCTCGGTGCAGGAGGTGCGCAGCCCCGTGCTTGTGCTGGAGGGCTTCAGCCGGGCCAGGCTGATCGAGGTGGCCCGCAAGGTGCGCGACATCCACGGCCTGGCCTACGAGTGGGAACCGGTCCACCGCCTCGCCGACGCGTTCCTGGAGGAACTCGCCGACTCCCTGACGATGCGCTTCGGCCAGGAGGCCCGCACCTTCCCGCGGGGCTTCCTCAAGCACCTGGTGGACATCCTCGACCTGTGCGAGCAGGACCCCACCTTCGATCCCCGCGCCGACCTGACTCTGCCCGACCGCGCCGTGGCCGCCATCAAGGAGGTCGAGGAGCATGAAGCGCACCTGCTCGACTTCTGATACTCGGTCCCGCAGGGCCCGAGCGATCTCCGACCTGCTCGGGCCGAAAGTAGCCCGCGGCATGGCTCTCCTCGGTCGGTTGCGTAAGGTAGCGCCGAAATCGGCCGCGCTGCCGGCCGAAGAACGCTCGGCGCCTGACAACCCCGTCATGCGCCTCCACCCCCTCCTGCGCGACCGCATCGCCGATAGGCTGGGCTGGTCCGATCTGCGGCCGGCCCAGAAGCTGGCGATCGCCCCCATCCTGGACGGCGCCAACACCCTGATCCTGGCACCCACCGCCGGCGGAAAGACCGAAGCCGCGTTTTTTCCCGTGCTCTCGTGCCTCCAAACCGACCGCCTCACGCCGGTCTCGGTGCTCTACCTCTCGCCCCTCAAGGCCCTGCTCAACAACCAGGATCCGCGCCTGCTGCGCCTGGCGGGCCTGGTCGATCGCACGGCCTTCCGCTGGCACGGCGACGTGACCGACGGCGCCAAGGAAGCATTCCTGCGCGATCCGGCCGACATCCTGCTGATCACCCCCGAGAGCCTCGAGGGCCTCTTCCTGTCGCATCTCGAGCGGGTCTTCGCCCGGCTGCGCTTCGTGGTGGTCGACGAGATTCACGCTTTCGCGGGCACCGATCGGGGCTCCCACCTGCTGGCGCTCATCGATCGGGTCGCCGGCTCGTGCGGCCGCGACATCCAGCGCATCGGCCTGTCGGCCACCGTCGGCAACCCGGCCGAGTTGCTGGCCTGGCTCTCGGGGGCAAGCGGCCGGCCGCAGGTGGTGGTAAACCCGC
Above is a window of Candidatus Tanganyikabacteria bacterium DNA encoding:
- a CDS encoding DUF2791 family P-loop domain-containing protein — its product is MTQAAAAQTTGVPATPTREDRFVAESIIRALKLGNVPVRGIDRIVVGRDREIEQLKRDLDYTAGGGGGVKFFCGDYGSGKTFMCSLVREAAWARNMVVSVVDLGRNASLAKFESIYHHVLMGLRTRELPSAPAFDYIVQQWLYRLEQAVQDEHGLDPLVDEDREQIAKQVEKRINAHLAEVSIFDSSFANAFRGYYAATLRGDQLVADAALGWLRGEANIPTELKSKFHIKGGVNRDNAFAFLKAMATLICSIGYAGLVVIFDETELVRSVGRADMRQGAYENIKHLLDRTAQGDLSRCYFVFAGTEVVFSDEQKGIPSYPALFDRIRPRHQKIADRSVQEVRSPVLVLEGFSRARLIEVARKVRDIHGLAYEWEPVHRLADAFLEELADSLTMRFGQEARTFPRGFLKHLVDILDLCEQDPTFDPRADLTLPDRAVAAIKEVEEHEAHLLDF